The DNA segment CCGCACCACGCTCACATGGTCGAGCCCCAGCAGCTCCACGACCTCGCCCAGGAAGTTGGTACGGCGCAGCAGCGGCTCCAGGAGCGTGATCTTCAGGTCGGGACGGACCAGCGCCAGAGGAATGCCGGGGAGGCCGGCTCCCGAGCCCACATCGCAGACCGATACGCCCTCGGGTACGACCTCGGAGAGCACCGCGCAATTGAGCAGGTGGCGCTCCCAGAGCCGGGGCACCTCACGCGGGCCGATCAAGCCGCGCCGCACCCCGACATCGGCGAGCAGCTCTCCATAACGAATCGCGTCCGGCAACCGTTCGCCGAAGATCGCTCGCGCCGCCTCGGGCGCCGGGGGGAGCTCAGCTACCTCCGTCACGGGGACCGTCCTTCCGTACCGTGCCGCGCACGGCTGGTGACTATCAGGCTGGCAAAGATCGGCCCCGCCTGCGAACAGACGGGGCCGGAGGTACTCGACGATCAGGCGGGGAGCACCACGACAAAGCGCTGGGGTTCCTCACCCTCGGACTCGCTGCGAAGGCCGGCGGCCTTCACCGCGTCGTGCACCACCTTGCGCTCAAAGGGGGTCATCGGGTCCAGCCGGACCGGCTCGCCGGAGCTCTTCACGTCCGCAGCGACCTTCGCGCCCAGCTCGGACAGGTCGGAGCGCTTCTTGGCGCGGTAGCCGCTGATGTCCAGCATCAGCCGGCTGCGGTCGCCGGTCTCGCGGTGCACGGCGAGGCGGGTGAGCTCCTGGAGAGCCTCCAGCACCTCGCCCTCGCGCCCGACCAGCTTCTGCAGATCACGGCTGCCGGCGTCGCTGATGATCGACACCGAGGCCCGGTCGGCCTCGACATCCATATCGATGTCGCCGTCGAGGTCGGCGATGTCCAGCAGGCCTTCCAGGTAGTCAGCGGCGATCTCGCCCTCTTGCTCCAGGCGGGTCAGACTGTCGTCCGCCTCGGCAGCGGCCTCGGTGGTGCCTTCCGTCACGGATGGACTCCTTCTTACTTCTTGGACGGGTGCTTGGGCCGCTGCTGGCCCTTGCGCTGTCCGGACTTGGCTTGGCGGCCGTTACCGCCGGACGACGCCCGGCTGCGGGCCGGCTTGGACGGCGCCTTGGCGTCCTGGGGCTCTCCTCGGTCGTCGTTCCCCTGCTTCTCCAGCGAGGGCTTCCCGGCTGCGGACCTCTGCTCCTCGGGCT comes from the Streptomyces sp. TS71-3 genome and includes:
- a CDS encoding R3H domain-containing nucleic acid-binding protein, with amino-acid sequence MTEGTTEAAAEADDSLTRLEQEGEIAADYLEGLLDIADLDGDIDMDVEADRASVSIISDAGSRDLQKLVGREGEVLEALQELTRLAVHRETGDRSRLMLDISGYRAKKRSDLSELGAKVAADVKSSGEPVRLDPMTPFERKVVHDAVKAAGLRSESEGEEPQRFVVVLPA
- the rsmG gene encoding 16S rRNA (guanine(527)-N(7))-methyltransferase RsmG, with amino-acid sequence MTEVAELPPAPEAARAIFGERLPDAIRYGELLADVGVRRGLIGPREVPRLWERHLLNCAVLSEVVPEGVSVCDVGSGAGLPGIPLALVRPDLKITLLEPLLRRTNFLGEVVELLGLDHVSVVRGRAEEVLGTVTPVHVVTARAVAPLDRLAGWGVPLLRPYGEMLALKGDTAEQEVKGARAALSKLGAVETSVLHVGEGLVDPPATVVRVEVGESPGGVRFAAKRAKAARTGRSRRRRSP